TAGTATACGCTTGCCAAGTATTAGGCTCATGATTGAGTTGTACCACCCCAATGTCCTGTTGCTTCAATCATGCCTTTAAACTCCTTGACCCTAACATACACACAATTGTTGTACCATAAGTATTAGTTTTGAATTAAGGTGAGTTGCTGATGTGTTTTGCAGCAATAGGTTGTTATAGTTTTGAGGGATGACAATACAAATTAAGGAaggttttatgttttgaattGAATTTGTGTACTTCACAGAGTTCTTGTTTTTGATGGAGGTATGTTTGGGATGCACCTTCTGTATTTATAAGCAGGGACTCAAAATAGTCTGATTAACAGCTTTAAGCACAAGCATGATCTATATAAGCTTGTGTTAGGCTCTGGATGTGATTGAATAATTTGAATCAGCATATACTTAACAACTTTAGTTGATTGTGACATTGTGTTAAGCTAAAAGCCAGTGTGAACATGGTAGGTAAAGAGATTCCTTGTGGACTGGAAGGAACTAATTAGTTTCTGTAGTCACTAGTCAAGTTtggttatataatataaaaaaaaaactgtaattaCAAGACTTTGcctcaaaaaaattgttttgattcACATTGCCTTTTATCTTATTATTCTCATTACTCCATTTCTGGATTCTGCTTTCTTATTAGAGTAGGATCTTATGAACCCCATGCTTATATCATTAGATCCTGATACAATTGTAGGTAAGATCTATGATTTTTACAACCTTTATATGATTACAATAACAATATTAAGACATGTACAAACTTACACAGTGGTTAAACATGTAGTTGTTGATGGATTGGACTCGGGGACAAAACATTGTATTTTCTAGTGCTGCTCCTACGGTGAATGAGCTTAGAGGGCCCTGTGATGTTGCAAACTTGTTGTCATTGTTTGGGCTTTCCAAGGAGCGAGCTAATGCGGCTATTTCTAAAAACTGTAGGTATGGATTATTGCTAAAATCCTTTATTGCATTTGGTTCTATAGGCGGGCAATGTTTAGATGTCCTGAATATCATTCTGAATGGTTTGCAGGATTCTTTTAGCTAATTCTTTAAGGAAAAAGCGATTTTACAAAGAGGCAATAAGAGTAGAAGTTTTATCATCAGATGCGGCATCTCATTCTAAGGAAGACCGGTATCAAGAGTTACTAAAGTGGGACCCTATCTCCAGTGGTGAAGGTGATATCCTGTTGGATGATATGCAAAAATCTTCTCTATTCTCCTGTAAAGCATCAAAACCTGCAAAAGCCATTGACTTTGCTTCCGTGGTCAAAAGCCTTCCATCTCATGGTTTTGAAATCAAGGATATCTTACCTGCAAATAATGCTTTCCCTGTCTGTGcagacaataaaataaatttcccgCCAGTTGCCGAAAAACTAAGTCAGTCAACACATGTACCTAACAATTTAACTGAGAAGTCCAACATACTTGTTGTTTGTCCTGAGTATGATGAAAACTCCGTACCAGATGCTATAACAAGAGGTCAAATTTTGAGGTGTGACAACATTTTTGAGAATAATATATGTAGTGGAACAACTGATGCTGTCAATTTGAAGGAGACAAACATTCCGGCAGCCATTGACTCTATTTCAGTGGCTGAGGGCCTTCCGTCCCCTGGTTTTCATGATAAATGTAATAATGAGAAAAGTTCTGATGTTAATTTAAATGAACAAATTGGGAGGATTTGTGAAGCTTTGCCAAATGAAGATTTAAAAATTGCAGAGCAACCAGTCTTGGAGTTAAACACATCAGTTTCTGATAGTTCAATGGAGGACAAACGGGAAACTGATGCACTTGAACTTGATGAGATGAAAATGGAAGATGATTCCACTTCTGCAAAACATTTATTGCCAGATGTTATAATGAAAGATAAAAGGCTTAGTGAAGTGAGCACTGATTCTGATCAGTTTGCCTCAGGTACCCCACTCATTGACTAATACCTTTATTTGGTTATTGAAATCTGTAATATTTTGCCCTTTGATTCACTTGCATGTtaccattttaaattttgtgatgCAAGTGGCAAGTATAATGAAGTATATTTCCATTATCTCTAGGTGGATTGAGAGTGAAGCGAAGGACGCCTCAGGGACTACCTTTATTCCCCTTCAGGCGATTGCTGAATCCAACGCCTTTTAAGAAGAAAGGTAAAACAAGCAAGAGCAGAACTAagctaaagtaattttttttccggATTATCATTGTTACATGGCTTATATGTGAGCTAATTCTTTGTAATGTCTATTAATACTAGCATATAATGttagtaaaattttataattttatatatcttgttatgtaatttggaaaattatatttgattgtGATGTGTTTATATCACAATTCAGTAAGAAATTCTAAATTAGTGTCATAATTGCTTTAACTATGAGTATAGTTTTTGAAACGTTGCTTTAAATGGAGGTTAGAGTCTTAAAATCTCTTCATCTGATTGACAATATGTTTTGACACGTGTTTGAATGTGGgggagaaaataatataaagaaaaataaagagaagagaaaaaaaagttaaaatatgtttttggtttccgataaactaataaatttattttgggttcttaataaattttttctttatattaaaatcttaataaaataataaatttaatttttttatctttgatatttttttagtccctttaaAAAGGTTGATagggattaaaaacatattttgatcAAAATAATTGTCTAAACTTGAGCAACTAAAAACATTATGTTATGCCAACTCAATGTTTTTATGCGTGGATAATGATCTTTTGCTATCGTGGATGACAGTCATAAGTTAtaggagaaaaataataagagattaaaaatgGAATTGAATAATTTATCGGGAACTAAGTTTAGTCAAACTATTTTACAGGgaagaaatacaaaaattacaaaaaatttagggactaaaaatgtaATCAATCctttataatttgtataattaataaaggttaaatatatctttatattattcatatttttaatcctattccttaaatataaaaaatataatgcatatatatgatacaaacaaatatataattagtaatAGGCCTTTTACTGGTTGGCGTGTATACTTAGGCCAATAAAcctattagtattttttatagttcataataataaagtaggttctctaaaaaaataataataaataggtTTTAAGGCCTAATCAAAGTTTTACGCTGGCCAAactaaatcattaaaaaaagacTTGCAACAAATAATATACTAGATTtagattttacttttttaacctAATTTTATCTGTTCCTACTTCTATCCTTGACCtcgaagaaaaatattattgttaaagAGTCAGGATAAAATACGTAATTTACTTAATAGCTTTATATGTTATATGAATCTCgtaatataattaatacattaCGCAATATTAtctaatgattatttttaaaaaagtttttaggaaaaaataattttatcattttaaaaaatgatatacatAAACCCATGCTAATTATGAACATTGTCGCGAGAATAAGAAATCTgtttttttaggtaaaaaattgaaagttcATAGCATTTTATtcgtagtaaaaaaaattcaatacaggttgggataaaaaaaaaacttggttacaaacaaaaacaaaagatctTGATATCCATGCTAGTGAATTAACAATACGTTTGACTTGTCACTAGATAAAACAAACCGAAATATTTTGTGATTGTTGAAGAATTTTCTTGCAGCATGTGATGATATAATTGAAATTTGTGAAATTAGGATTGCAGCTAGAAGTGAATCCAACACATGTTCATAACCCATCTCAGTCTAACAACTTTGAAGGTTAAGATCCTTGATTCATGATAATGCCTCAAGAAGTGGCAAGTAAGGCCCCAACCTCCTCTCCctgtaaatttttttcatgtatatcatatatatttttaaattaattagtataaaattaattttgtatgttattattataatcgtgattaagattaattagtgtaaaatcatgtaaaattaattatatttgttatttttttaatatttaaagtaataactaatataaaattgtgTGTGAAATTAATTGTgtgtttattgttattattatttagtaaaaaaaccaGCTTTAATTTTATGcgtaaaaattgtatttttttaaaattattatttattaaaagttagacatttaaataattataaaggaaaaaaaattgcagCCTCCAATTTCTGGATTCGTCACTGCTTTAATCTGATTTAGTTGTAATACCATATCTGAAACACCCATTTTCTTTGAACAGTGTTAGTGTTGCATCAACATTGCATTTACAACCACCATAAATAGGTTTCTCCCACTGAGTAAGATGTTGGCTGCATGCATCAACATTGCACCTAGAAAAACAAACTTGCTGCTAGTTAGAAACTGATTCTTTAACCAGTTGAATAGATGACATGGGTGGTTTGGTAACATTATCCCACATTTTTTCATTCTGCCTACGCCAAATACACACAAAAGTTGTAGAAATATCAGAGACAACTGAGaattagataaattttttagtatattGAACATCACATTATAAAATTTCCTTCTGTTGTTTGAACGAAGGGACAAGTAATATGCCATAGTCCCAGCTTCATGCCAAACTTGAACAACAATCTCAACcaataaaaacatgttaatAATTTCTCGAGAAGTTtgtttaaagaaagaaaacatggTTCTTAACATACTATAAAAATAGAACTTAACTTTtgtattttgtagtgattttacCAAATTTGAGCAAAATCATCTcctataatttcttaaaaagagTTCAATATAcatttcattaaatttatattttactaattttataatatatatttaaaatatctacttatttctttctttccaaaCAAACACTTACTCATATACATCAGTATTGGtcgaatattttttcaaaaagaaaattggtCTTTATATACAATCCCACCCCTAAACCCATTAATTATGTGAATACAAAATCTACTAACTAACCACCCTAtttaggtgattttttttaactaagttAATTTCATTTATGAAGAAAGTGATTGACTAGGTTGAGCTGGCCCAAACACAAATTTTGTGTGTGCCTCTTTTTCACTTTTACCTATCCAAGGCCTAATTCCCAATCAAAACCCCAACTCCACCAGTAACAAAAGCAGAGTCAACGAGGGTAAACTCGTCATTTCATCCCCAAAACCCAGGCTCCAACAACACTCTTTGCATGGAGCGCAAAAggcaaattagaaaaataaaaaataaaaccaaattcCCCAGTTTttgttaaaagagaaaaaaaaaatttaatttttcatttcatttcacaCTCACTCGCTTACTCACTTCATTCCATTTCTCTCCGAAAACCCTCTTTCTCTCACGCTCGTTGTTGTTTCGATCGGTTTCGTGTAATGATGTACTTAGATTTTGCGTTTGTGTTATTCTGCATTTCCGTTTTCATGCAAACGCATTTTCAGTACTGATTCtgtggcttgctccttttttttttttttttttttaacgtagGTTCTTTGCATTTTCTAGGGTTTTGCGGTGAGCTGAgtgagacgctcgaattgaacaGCTTTTGTTTCGCTCCTGAGGTAAGAATCAGGTCGAAGAAGAAgagtcatgttttttttttccttttcattctcgcttttttgttttttgagttTGTTTTTGCTGTGATCGTAGTTGGGTTTTAGTTTGACTTGCTCTGTTTCTTAGAATGTACTCGTTTTTAGGGAAAATGTTCATGCCATTGTTCGTTTTAtttctctctgtctctctccttttattattttatttttttattggttttggttttgttgaACATGTCACCAAccactttttcttaaaaaaagttttgaattcagttttttttttttttttgtggtgaaACAGGATTTGAAAATGTAGCTTTGGATGAAGTAGTGAgagcattttattttttacccgTTTTAAGAGCTTGCATGATTTTGGTTGGGGCATTGTTAGAGTTTGTGTGTAAAGCCATTTAATGCCATAGTTTGAAAAGGTAGCTTTGGATGAAGTAGtgagcgtttttttttttttttgcccgcTTAAGGAGTTGGTTTGGGTGATTATAAGCTTGCATAACTTTGGATGGGGTATTGGTAGAGTTTATGCGTGTAAAGCCATTTAATGCCATAACTAAGGAGTAAATTTTTTAGAGTATAATAATGATTACAATTACTAATGTAGTTGTGGTTGCAACTTGTGAGTAATTAACCATTTCAGCGTGATTTCTCTGTTTTTCAAATGCCTTGATCGGGAATTGGTTGAGGATTGACTTTGACATAATTGGTTGTTTGTGTGGGGAGTGCTTTTAAGGCAATAGTACTTTCTAGCAAGAATGGAAGCATCACCTCTTTGATTGGGTGcttgataagtttttttttttatcagccaaaataagtatatatatattagcaaaGTACTAGAGGTGCTTGATAAGTTGATTTTTGAAAGTTCTAATTGTGCTAAACATTTGTGATATCTAGTAATCCCTTCAGACATTCATGGTGGTCAGTTGGTATTGGACATATCAGATGTATTCATTCTACGGACTTGTTTTATTTGCTTGATTTTGTGAAAGTGTCTGTAAAGGGAAAAGGTGCTATAATGTTTCCCTAAAGTTACACTGCGTTACCTTTGTAGTATTTTTCTGTTTCATTGATTGTTTAATTACTTTTCCTCTGTAATTCTGTTGAAGTTTTGTTAGGTTTACAAGTAATGACTGTAACTTTGAGTTATCATTCAGCAGGCACTATAATTGATCACGAAAGTAATGGAGGATAATCCCCCTTCAAGTGTTTTAGATGGGACCGTTGTTGGGATCAAATTTGGTATGGCTACACATCAGGAAATTGTAAGCACAaaatacattcatttttttagttaaattgtATGACTAAAGGCTGATCCACCAAGCAGTTGAAGTCTTTGCAATATTCAGTTAGCAtctgttttattaattaactcaAATGAGATAACCTTGTATCAAGTTTGGACGATGCTGTTATGATCAGTCATTAGTGGCAGTGCCAAGGATGAAGGATGGCTTGCTTGGATCTTAGGAAATACATgctagaattttttttgtagCGTTTTCTGATGACCTTATTTGgactattatttttgtttgtgacTTTTCTCAAAAAGTTGAAATTTATGCATGTTGTTTCAGACGTATggtctgtttttattttatttttatggattgaatatttgaaattaacttatacacacacacatatgtatATATCATGACTGTTTACTGGtcatagttttattttatttttctcaattctGATCTTGTTGCGTGTGCATGTCTGGTTTTGATTAAATTTAGTGGACCATCACTTTTTTCTAATCAAAAGTTCTCTTTGTTagaattaattacattttttgaaTATAAATTGATGTTATGGCCTATTCAATATTTGAATAGTTTTGATCAATTTGGTAATTTTCTGCTTTCATCTTGATAGTGTACAGCATCCATTAGTGAGTCTTCAATTAGTCATGCTAGTCAGCTGTCAAATCCATTCCTTGGGCTGCCCCTTGAATTTGGCAGATGTGAATCTTGTGGTACCTCTGAAGTTGGAAAATGCGAAGGTTTGTTATTTGCTCCTTTTCTGTACTTTCTTTTAAATGGTAAAAAGAGATATATTTCAAATGAAGTAATTTGATATTACTTTTCAGGTCATTTTGGATATGTGGAACTACCGGTTCCTATATACCATCCGAGCCATATCAGTGAATTGAAACGGATGCTGAGCGTGGTCTGCTTAAATTGCTTAAAAATGAGGAAAACCAAGGTATTGACAAATGGAATATTGTCATGTCATACACAGAAGAGATTATCAATTTAGAAAAACAGTTCAAACTAATATAGAGTATTGGCAGACAAGTGATATGCAGAATGtgtgaaacaaaaaagaagtttGACTTCTTTAAAGAAGGCCGCACAAGGGTGATTGGGGAAACAAAAATGTTATAATTGAGTTTATATGTACAAGGAGTGCTTGTAGATGcacctttaaaataaatatgggtAAAGATGCCTGCTATTGTGTAGAATAGAGAtctgttaattaattaagatccACTAGgaaacatttaaattaattaaattataacaattttgttgttcatgaccttttttttaagaaaaagaattctTGACCTCATATTTTGAAGATAAGGGCTCCTGAATGAGAGTTGTTAAttgtcttaatatttttttagtaatccTGGCATCATACATTTTAGTTAGATTTAATTCAAGGATAAAAGCTTCATCTAATGCCATTATATGTGCTTGATCTTACTGGCTCACAACCTTTCAGTTTCCAGCTTCAAGCAGTGGCTTAGCACAAAGATTAATATCTCCATGTTGCCAGGTTAGTATGATTAAATTGCATAATATCCTTTCTCAATATGCATACAGACTTACATTCTTGAAATAGTTCCTGCCTCCTAgtattgtttataatttattctaCCATTTATGCATGCTATGTTAAGAATATAAGACATTCTAAtttatatgcatgtgtatgtatGCATTTTATTCTAGGTAGAATCTTATGATCTATGTTATGGTCTCACATTTTGCTTGTATAACCCCCCGTCCTGATCCTACTGTTTAAGATCTTATCTTcactatctttattttttaccaCAATACACCTTTTGGCTCAAGATTGTCCATCTACTTTATTTCCGCCCCTCCCCCTCTTCCCCGGTTTATTTCATGGTTTACTTAGCTGTGCATTATCCTCTGTTTAGGTTTGTATGATTTTGTCTTGGTTCATAATTAATGCTTCAGTTTCTTTATCAGAGTTGGCTAAATTTTGTTTGCTATTGATGCTAATTTGTTATATATGGGAatctgctattttttttttttgtaaaattccaTTTCCAAGGTTCATGGTatttatttcttccttttagGATGTTAATGCTGCTCTAGTTTCTATTCGGGAAGTTAAAACAAGTGACGGGGCTTGTTATTTGGCGCTGAAAGTATCCAAATCCAAGATTCATGATGGTTTTTGGAGTTTCTTAGAAAAATATGGCTATCGCTATGAGGGTGATGACACTCGAGCCTTGCTTCCTTGTGAGGTTTAGTTTCTACTAACCCATCTTCTTACTTTACTTCTCAACTGGCTGTTGCTTTTACTTGTTTGCATACAGGTTGcccaatttattaaattttttcaattcTCCTTTTTTATGTACTTCCTTCATTTTATTAGGCCTCTttatgtttctctctctctctttctctcttaaatatatatatatatatatccctaTTATTCTTTTGTCCTTGACATTACCTTTCTTTGATTTTAAAGGATATTCCATATGGAATGATCTGTATCAGTTATATATATACAACGAATGATCTCTCTCGTGGTTTAATTACCCATTCCatgttgtttatatttttatcttgacAATTCTATTTATTTGCTTCGTTACACCACAAGAATTGGCATTTGCATTTTCTAAATGATTGAAATCTTGACTCCTGAAATGTTTTTGATTGGCTGTTACGATGGTCCGTAATTGAGAGTTTCAGGCAAATTGTTGTgtgctatttatttttaattcactatCTTTCTATTGAAACCTGTTGTTTGCCTTTTGATTAATATTTTGCTCAACAAATCTATCAGGCAATGGAAATTATTAAGAGAATTCCgatagagacaaaaaaaaagctTGCTGGAAAAGGATTTTTTCCTCAAGATGGATATGTTTTGAAGTATCTTCCGGTGCCACCAAATTGCTTGTCTGTGCCAGAAGTTTCAGACGGTGTCAGTGTCATGTCGTCGGTGAGAAAATGAACATATTATTGTATCAGAAAACGTCTTACTTATCATTTTTGCTCTCTATTATGCTAATTCTATTCTGTTATAGTTTATTTTGTTATCATAATATGCTACAACAGTGTAACTGCCCAAGTTTAAACCAGACTTGATAATGGCTCTGCTGTAAAATTCTGAACCATGAGTACATGTATAAATATATGAAAACTCCATTCAGAATTcattatgtaaaataaattgcaCAGACTATTGAAACTCTCTTCTCTTTGATTTTCTCATCCGAGTATtcatattttggttttatgagcttgattttgttttggccATAGTGCACATTGGTAAGTGGTGTATTTATGTTGCTTTGCAGGATCCTTCCATGACAATTCTCAGAAAATTGCTCAGGAAGGTTGAAATCATAAAAAGCTCTAGATCTGGTGAACCAAATTTCGAGTCTCATCACGTGGAAGCAAATGATTTGCAGTCTGTGGTTgatcaatattttcaaattaggGGCACTTCTAAGCCAGCACGTGATATAGAGACACATTTTGGGGTCAATAAAGAGCTTACTGCATCCTCAACAAAAGCATGGCTTGAGAAAATGAGGACATTATTTATAAGAAAGGGTTCAGGTTTTTCGTCCCGGAATGTAATTACTGGAGATTGTTATAAGAGGATAAATGAAGTAGGAATTCCGGTTGAAGTTGCCCAGCGGATAACATTTGAGGAGAGAGTTAACATCCACAACATCAGATATTTACAGAAGTTGGTTGATGAACATTTGTGCCTGACCTACAAGGAAGGTGTGTCAACTTATTCACTCAGGGAGGGCTCTAAGGGGCACATATATCTCAAGCCTGGTCAGATAGTGCATCGGAGGATTATGGATGGGGATATTGTCTTCATCAACAGACCACCtacaacacacaaacattccTTACAAGCCCTTTATGTTTACATCCATGAAGACCACACTGTGAAGATTAATCCTTTAATTTGTGGACCGCTTGGGGCTGATTTTGATGGTGACTGTGTCCATCTGTTTTATCCGCAGTCACTTGCTGCTAAAGCTGAAGTTGTGGAGCTATTTGCTGTGGAGAATCAGCTGCTCAGCTCTCACAGTGGTAATTTGAACCTACAGTTATCCACAGACTCATTG
The nucleotide sequence above comes from Glycine soja cultivar W05 chromosome 11, ASM419377v2, whole genome shotgun sequence. Encoded proteins:
- the LOC114376964 gene encoding uncharacterized protein LOC114376964 — protein: MGYFDLNIPYPDPSPANKPTEQGNRTRLAVKAMEFGYTGIAYNRTIKGVMSDHHRCSISPLTLSSLLNVLPSLSLSANLHRLLLHVPLSTPFRQYTRLTVCVDSASQAQALNSGNPILKTYDLVAVKPLNQIAFDLACERMEVDIISIDFSAKLPFRLKQPMVKAATQRGVCFEVTYSGLFADIQIRRQLISSAKLLMDWTRGQNIVFSSAAPTVNELRGPCDVANLLSLFGLSKERANAAISKNCRILLANSLRKKRFYKEAIRVEVLSSDAASHSKEDRYQELLKWDPISSGEGDILLDDMQKSSLFSCKASKPAKAIDFASVVKSLPSHGFEIKDILPANNAFPVCADNKINFPPVAEKLSQSTHVPNNLTEKSNILVVCPEYDENSVPDAITRGQILRCDNIFENNICSGTTDAVNLKETNIPAAIDSISVAEGLPSPGFHDKCNNEKSSDVNLNEQIGRICEALPNEDLKIAEQPVLELNTSVSDSSMEDKRETDALELDEMKMEDDSTSAKHLLPDVIMKDKRLSEVSTDSDQFASGGLRVKRRTPQGLPLFPFRRLLNPTPFKKKGKTSKSRTKLK